The segment CACTGGtccttctttgtctctctgtggtaATTATACATCATGATAAATCAGCCATGCCATCAAAGAGTGAGGTGTCTGACATGAGGACGCCTCCTGCTCCTGGAGGAGATTTCTTACACAAGATGTTTCTCTTCCGATTTAAAAAACCAGCATCAGTTTCTTAATCAGGGAGCGGGAATGTGCGCTCATCCCATCGTACTCCCTCAGAAACTCTGTGAAAGTCTGTGCAACATGACATGCGACACAAAGAAGACAACTGTTGATCTCCACATATTCCTTaaaataaagggttagggttaaaactTCAACTTCAGCTCagtaaatattattattattattgtgatgtCAGGGATCTGATATAAAgatgtcataaaataaaaacacaataattatAGTATGACACATTTCAAGTTTATTAGAAATATTACATATTTGATTGACATTAAATGACTGTAGTTTtatcaaaaacaacattttagatTTCTCCTCGTAACTGAACACCACTTTTCTTACTAACAGCTCAAAGTTTGGTCTCCTCAGTCTCAggtgtgagcagagaggaggatcTTACCTGGAGTCAGCAGAGTCAGCAGAGCCGCCACACATGTCACCTTGTAGAGAGTCATGACTGGAAATCTAGAAATCCTGATCTGCTGCGCCTTAAATAACCTGCAGCCCTCCAAAACAAACACGCCTCTTTCTGCCTGAGACATGCCCAACACACAATGTCTCTATGTTGATGCTTTTATggtttaacctttttttttatctctttttgttttccattttcaaaaaagTTTCTTCATATTCAAAATCATCTGGTCCAGGTCCAATATAATATATGATccatatttataatatttataaatcaaatctgatttatttttataacacCAATAGTGATACTTTCACTATTGATACTGGACTCAGCCCTCATGTTTCTTCATAAATAATATGTGTGTACTTATGGATTAAGAATTTTAATGTGAAGTGTCAGGTTAAACTGGTATTTAAGTTTATTTGCTGAAGCGTTGAAATAACAGTTTTcctgtttaaaataaacagaatagtGAAAGAAGGCGCCAAAGTGGCACACCTGACAACATTCCTGTTTGTCCGGGATTCTGAGCCGATGGGACTCTGAGCTCACAGGAGTTTCCACATTCCTCCAACTTCCAGTTTCTGACCTCCATCACATTTATCCTCCGATGTCCACTATGGAGAAACATTCAAAGCTTTTTCAACAGTGACCTTGGGTCCTTCATTCATGTGGATGCTTCTTTGACATTTAGCACCAACCTGaacctggttcagaccaagtccaggtctTTGTGGAAACAGTATTCCTGGTTCAGGAATGATTGGAAgaacaacaaccagttcaagATGATGACTCAGCTCAAAATCTCCCAGATCTCAGTCTGGTCCAGATCAAGAAAGGATCTGATGATAAAATCTCAGTCCAGATCCCAAAGGTCAGCTTCAGATGTTTGGAGGGTTGGAAACTGGAGTTCAGATGAAGAATGTTTGTTTCCAGAAAGATGAGTCAGAGCTGCCAGCTCTGCACCAGGAAACAGTCTGAGGATCTCAGGTCCCGTCAGCTGTCTGAGAACAAGTGGAACTAGAAAATGGGCCAGCGGCGTAATGTGATATTAATCTGCTCTAATCTCACTTGTAGCTGCAGGTTCACGTCCTCAGATGACTCATTTTCAACTTTAAACTGAATCAAACTAAACTGGAAAATGAATGTAcctctattttatttcttattgtgatttttatctTGGGAAATGTTAAATTACTTTATATCCCCGGAGCATCATGTTCAGGTGGCTGTTAACGTCAGTTTCACAGTTTGGATGTggcagcttttttgttttgtgtggctGTTAAAGAAGGGAAAGTTGGTTGTTGTAATAAACTGAATGagcagttcagttcagttcattaaacagagaaatgtttcatattCTGACCACAAAAACAAGATAACATGGATCGTGgattttttacagttttccttttcaaagTATGAGCTGGAGCTCTCAAATAAATCTTTGATTAGATATAATTATCAAGAGTTTTAATGAATGCATACATCTGCCTCAGAGCAGATAACAGATACAAGTCAAGCTGACtcattaaaaaaggacatttAAATAGAACTGATGTGTCAAAGATTGTTGCCCTGCAGGTGCTCTTTCTACCTGTAGTAGAGTTACAATACTAGCCGTGTGAATGAAATCCTTGTTGAGTGAAGACTTGAACCTGAAGAAGCTGAGACTCTGATCATGTCTGTTGGTTCTGACGTCTGAGCTGCATCTGAACAAAACAAGGACCAGAgactttgtttggttttatcaACACTTTCTTTTGAAAACCAGCACATGcacattacaataaaaacacaacatatctTCCCAACCTTTACAGCAGGGCCTCTTttaattcatcatcatcatcagattgACTGAGGAACTAGGAAGTTCAATTCTCCACTAAACATTTTACAACGACTGGTAAACCACCAACTGTAACTCCAAACACCAGGAAGTGAGGTCTGCAGtgactgtgttgtttttaaaagcttctGTCATAAATGGCTTATGTCATCTGAGTGACACGCAATGATGCATCATTCGATGGAGAAAACAATAGGACTCATCAGACTGGTTTCAGAGGAGAACACGAAACTGATCTAATGTCACTTGCTTTTTCAATACACTGTTAGACTGAGAGCTCTGTGTTCAGCAaaggaggtcaaagttcaacGAGACTCTGCTCAGTGTAGGAgggctgtgtctgtgtttgcaaaGGGCAAGAAAAAGCTCTACGATGATAATGAGATTTGTTAAACGGGCCGCACCTAGCAGGAAgaaatttaacaaacaaaccacTGTGGGAAGTCACATTGTACGACACACTAATTCAAGAGGGTCAAGGTCAATACTTctataaaaagtgaaatgagtgGGTGTGCCCAGTGTGGACACAAACAGTCTTTGCCCTCGGATGAGGACTCAGTAGGGACGGCCCCGTCGCTCCTGTCTGCGGTCGCCCCTGGagataacaaacacacatcaaaccATCAAAGACCGTCTTTCCTAAACGTCCTGAGCAACTGTCACCCCCCCTCAGcctgtgagctgctgctctgaagtaTCTCGCAGTTCTGAGTTCAGTCAGAggtaaaatatctttttaaatgtaatgttcTGAATGTACAAAAGCTCAACACCAAGATGGCTGAGAGATTCTGACCTTGCGTCCATCTTGCCGGGGCCGTATCCTCCTCGGTCGCCGCCTCGGCCTCCTCTGAAACCACCACGGTCACCGCCTCGGCCCCTGAAGCCGCCTCGATCAAATCCCCCTCTACGCTCTCCACCATAACCTCCTGACACACAAGAAGCACAatctgatgaagaggagggacCAAGAAGGCCCAAGGAGTCACGACTAAAGaagtctgttctgttcttacatttccttttcatgGTATAAAAACTGACCTCTCTCCATGGGGGGCATCCCCCCGGCATCCTCAGGTTTAGGAGCTTTGCATTGGTTACACTCGTTACGCCATGAGAAGTTCAGGTTGCCACAGTTTctggaataataaaaaaacaaaaagtgaaaggcACAAAAGATCAGATTAAAGTCAGGTTAAagtgttttcagcagctccagacTGAAGGTGGAGGGGCAGGCAGGATGAGCTGATGGTGTCTGTAGTTCTGACTCCTTTAGTGACTTTATTAGAAAAGTCGAATCCTCAAATCCTGACTCACGGGTTTGTACACTTCCAGTCTCCAGCTCTctgctgccctcctcctccacctcctccaccaccgcCGTTGCCTCCTGGGAAACCTCCACCTCGACCCCCCCCAAATCCTCCGTGCCCCATCGGCCCTTCAGAGAAAGAGTAAATGacattatgtatatttttattattattatgtctgctgcagtgacagtttACAAAttctctgaacacacaaaatttAGATAGTTTGGAAAACTTATTAATGAATGTCAGTCAGATCACCTCGTCCACGTCCTCCCCTCATGCCACCTCGACCTCCGAAGTCGGCTCTGCGGGTGGCGAAGGAAACCTTGATGGGGTTTCCATTGAAGTCTTTACCTGAGGAGGGACGATCAGACCTTTAACAAAACTGAACTCCAACCTTGTTAAAAAACGTAGAAACCACATACCATCAAACCAGTCTATGGCAGCTTTAGCTGAGGGGGGGTCATCAAAGGAAACTGTGGCCTCCCCCTTCAGCTTCCCCGTCTCTCTGTCGGTGTACAGGTTGATCATGGGGAGGCCTGTTTTCTTGTTGAcctgaggaaggagggagggaagaactAACGATCCATCTCTGGAGTTGAATGCACACATCACTGTGATGACCATTTTCAAAGAACAGTGAAATGTGACGAAAGCAAAGACCAAAGTGATCGATGACTTACTTTAATGATTCCAATCTGTTTGAAGAAATCAGCCACTGATTCGACGGTGTAGTCGTCTCCCAGGCCTTGGACAAAGATGGTGTTATTATCAGAGTTATCCTGGTCCTGCACTGTGTGAGCAAACATCGAGAGAAACATCagagtgacaaaaacaacagaaacacaacactatACAACTACAATCCAGATAGACACAATAATTTGATATTCATATTATAACCGGATCCctgaaattttgtgtttttccgtGTTATTTTGTCTGAATGTAACATGgtaattatttttccttttactctgaCATTATATCAGTATATCGGACCCCAAAATACAAAGGCACAACCTAATTTATGCTGAATAAAGTGCCTGAAACAttagatttttgtgtttcaattgTTTGTTTCATAACTAACACACacttagatagatagatagatataattaatttatcccaggctgggaaattgcagcTCTTTTCTAAATTATGCAAAGAGACAAAGTGTTTCTTGGCTCAGTTTGCTCCTCTTAAAGACCCACATGGTTTGCCATCGGGTCGTCCCATTTAGCGGCTGCTTTGAATTTGCATTGGTGGAGCTACCAGATGTCCTGAGAGGTTCCTTCATGGAAATCTGCCCATTAGATGCTCATGTCTTATTTAAATTATCGGCATGTGGATAATACTGAAAGGCGTCAACAGAAGACTTACTGAAGCCGGGCCCCCCGTGTCCATGTCCTGGGTCTCTTGGTCCTTCAGAGGACAAAACACAGATATTAGTTGTGGAACAGACCATTTGATGAAGCACAAAGGAACAGAGTCAACACAAACTATAACTTCCTTCCATCCACTCGATGTTCTAAGGCGTTTAACAGGACGCTCGTATCACACCATGAGACGAGGGTTTTCTGCCTCAGAGTAAACACCGTTCGTTCCATGACATACTgtacagtttctttttctcaaacTAAGTCTCAAAGCTAGAGCGGAGTCCCTTGGGTTGGATTCTTGAATTTGCCGTTTCCATGAGTCagtgcatttgttttgatgCACTAATTATCTTTCCTTTCAAACAAACTTGCCCAACAGAACAACCCTCTTTGTTCAGAATCTGTTGACCTTCAAACTGACCTCCAGAACCATGTTCtgcattcagtgtgtgttgtctttttagttGTCCTACGGCTGGAGGTAGACAcaccatgtttgtctttgtaagGACTGGAGAGATTTCCAAGCATTGTGTGGTTTTGTACGGTTACACACCCTTTACCTGGTCATAAAACCAACTTCAgatgttttctcagtttttcagATTGATTTTATGCTGCGTCAGTGGCAGCTTGATTCAGCAGATAACTGGGGAACATAGTCCtcatttcaacacaaactgatACCAGATCTGCCATTTGAACCGGTTAGGATACATTTAGTGAAGCCAAGCAAGACCATTTTTCGCAGACAATTACgttgaaaaatgtcaacaagCCGACCACACAACATTAGTGTTAGTCCAACTGTGACATTTACAGACTCCTCACTTTTTCTGATGAACACTTCAacagcacaaatgaaaattaatctcaaaaacaccacagagaaaGCGTTTGATCGGGGTCCAGATGCATAAAACTCTGTGGATTAAAGACTAAAACTATGTGAACACACCAAACCAGAAACCCACAGTCACATTCTTTCCATCAAAGCTAAGGTTGCGTTCACATGACTTTGTTGTCACTCGAGCCTCATTTCCGTTCCACTActcaaacatgaataaataaaaaagagtttCACCAATATTTGGTCTGATTACTATCTGAGCTCCTCTGAAACTTGAATAACTCAACAGTAAAATCCGGTTAAACCTTAAACCTCATTGGTCAGGTGCTGAAAGTAGAATCAAACAGAATGACTCACTTTAAATGATGAGAACAGATCAAATACTGCTGAAGGAAACACTGAGCACACAAATAATTATTTCCGTGCATTAATCATCAAGTATTTATTCTACTGTATCTAATTCATCTTCCtccaataaaacataataaaatgaTCACACTGTTCATAAATACTGATTCATGTGCTGGTTTGCATCTTTTATACACCTGGCCCAGATTTATTTCCTGCTACTTTCAAGAACCATAAAAGACTATTTCTTTACTATCAACAGTCAATTaccatttcagtgttttgttgcaGCTCTTCATTATTAATGTTATACATCTCTCTGACACCACCATTACATTGTCCctactgtttttaattttgatcaaaaacacaaaaataggAGACTTCAAGCTGGAAGTGGGTTCAAGTACCACACATCCCTCTGTCCTCATCAAATGTCTGAGAGAAGTCACCTGATAACacataataattaaaattaaagcgACAGTTTGAAAGCAGGTTGACCCACACTCTGAACTGAGCCGTCTGATAAAACTGCTGTTGTCAAACCATCAGATCCAGTTACAGGAACTGAGAAATATTCCACAGGTGTGTGATAAAACCAGTTTTACCATCCAACACGCATCTTTTCACAGAACATTAACTTCCGTCTGAGTTTAGTACCAGTCACCGCtttcataaaaatgttgtaTTGTGGATTCATGTGACACACGACTTGCATCATATTTGCAGAATCTGGATTCCAGATTCCCGACTGAGCTTATCTCCTTTCTGTGACTGTTCACCAAAGGCGTCAGAGTCCAGAAGGCCAGTCCCTGTGGCCACCCAGCTCCACCTGGTGGAGCTTTGAGCTCTTCACATCACGCTGAGGGTTCTTACCTGAGAGGCCACGAACACCATTACCAATCCTACTACGGATGTTTTAACCCGCACAGCTTCATATTTGTGCTTTTCCAGCAGCTGGAATCAgcattttctgtgcatgtgtttacacAATGTTGTTGACCAAAAACCAGTTTAACCACGTTAAATCCCTCTAATattaaaatggcattttataCCTGAGTTGAAACCCACACACTTCACTGACCAGCcagaacattatgaccaccaGCATTCAGGAATGTTGTCTCAGTGAGACAGGGAACCTGATCCTGCTGACATGAgaaatactgtttccatgaagccCTGGTGCTAAATGTCAAAGTCATATCCACATGAACATGGACCCAAAGTTTCCCAGCAGGACGTTGTCCGAAGCATCATTGTCTCCACCAGCtggtcttcttcccataatgcatgCTGTGGCAGGTCCTTCCCAGGTCGGAGACATCATGTGTCCACTGTAGGAGGTCTTGGTGGTGGACTGTCTGTTGGTCCACAACAAACTGATCTCTGTGTTCTGAcagctttctatcagaaccagcatgaacttcttctGTTGCGTCAGACCACACAGTCCATCAGTGATCCTGATCAATGATATTCACGCCActtgtcagtggtcataatgttatggctgattggCATCATCACCATAACCAGAGTATggtctctgacctttgaccccccctACCCCTCTTTAACTGTGActcttcaaacttcaaactttttttagTCACTTACCACCAAACTTATTGAATCCTCCACGTTCGCCCATtctgatgaagaggaagagagaaacgACACGCATTGGAGACGGGTGTTGACAGCGATTTCTCTCATTGGGTAGAAGGTAACCTTCACTCTCAGTCTCTGCTttaacccctcccctctgcATTTGGCTCTTGTCCTAATGAACCCCTACTTGATCAGGTTCAGAGTCTCCTGAATAAACCTCGAGGACCAGAGGCCAATTTAAAGACCTCGTCTTTACGTCACATTTTTACCCCAAATTTCTATGAAGTCTTTCTCTAACTTCTTcccattttatttcatcatacagctttgtttttgtcaattaaccAACCCAAACATTAACACCTCTGAttggtgtttggtttgttttaggTCTCAGACAACCTTAACCCCCAGAACAGGCACTCTGAGGATTTTACCATTATCACCCAAATTGTTGGTACtttctgattttgttttccttcaacTACAAGAAAGCTATTAACTGTCTGTCGACTTGCCCCATTTTGGAATTTCCCTAATGATGGCTTAAGAGCAGAAAGCCAGCCTGGAGAGAAGGTAAAAGCCTAGGAGAAGATTCAAAGATTGATTAAAGCAGAGTATGACACAGTTATCTGTCAGGGCTGGTTGGGAAGGGGGGTGGTAACAGGTGAAAAAGGAAGTGATGGCAATGTTTAGTGGCATGAGGCGTGTGGCCGCAGACTGAAGGCCATGGATTACTTGGCATGGAAATACATCTTGCAGACAAAAAACACTTGAAGAAGGAAAAGACATATTAGCTTTGGCTTGTATAAGTTAGCTGAAATTTATATACACATTCGATGCCCATTGGAAAAAATCTAACTTGACAAATATGTAGTTAGGGTAGCTGTTTATACTGTTTTAGTGCCAGTGTAGCTTCTGCCTTGAGTTTCCTTTTCAACACCTGCTCAGTTTGtaccttttttaaaaagcacataCACTGATCCTGTCTGCTTTGAAAACCACAGGAGACAAAAGCACCAGTGGCTTCTTAAAAAACTCATATTTACATGTCCCTTCATCAACAGATCAGTCATCATGCCTTTGTTGATCAGTGTCTCCTGCCTGATTAAAGGATAGTGTGATGGATTCCACATGGAGGAGATTTAAATATAGCCCAGAAAGGATGAAAAATCACATGATGACATGACAAACTGACTGGTCTGGAAGCTCACCACCAAACGTTAGTTACATAGAagaacatgaaatattgtgcaGTGtctttaagaaaaagaaaacaccttaCCAGCCCAGTTCGTACTTTAGAGCTTCACTTATTCTACGACGAAGTTCTCATTTCTTTATCTTTGCTTCCTAAAGCTGAACAGGAAAACTATTTGGTTTCAGTCTCTAACTGATGACATGAGCCAACTTTCAAGGCTTCACAAATCCATTTTCAAACTGTGTTCGTGTTTGGTTTAACTGGATTCTGTTTCAGCACAAAGTGCGGGTTTTAATGTCTTTTAATGTCTGACCATCATTTCTGTGATAGTCAGAGGAGAAGTTCTATGACGGAGAACACGACAGCATCCAGCTGGTTTAGACAGTGGAGAGTTTGCTGTACACAGAGTTTCTGTATTTAGAGCGAAGGACAAATATGAACCACATATTGTGACACAGAAAGTTTCGAATAGGTTTGGAAGATGTTTAGTTTGCTGTTTGAATGAAAAGGTTCCACTCTAATCTGATTGTctatgttttatttcactgttccCTCCTCTCTTACTGAAAAGGTCAAGGTTCATGAAGactgcttctgtttctgtttgataCAAACTGAAATCTGAGAGACGTGAGGAGCCAGTCCAGCTGTGAGAGGCTGAATGTGTTGCAGCActatcattcattttatttaatgactCTTTAgagttgttattgttattgcagCTTCTAGACAATCAAGATTCTGAATCTCTGATGTGGTTTTTGACCAACATTCGTCCACGAGGGCATTAACTCCAAACCCCTGTGTGGTATGATGTCAACTCTGAAACACCACCTTTTCTTTCTGAACAAATACAGCTTCCCTCTGTGAGCTCATGACATTCAACACATCAGAGCTGTAAACTCAAACCAGAGCAGGCAAGAATTCAAATGACTGTGGTTGAGTTTTTCATGATGCAAATTCACAGAAGTGGAGCAGTTTGTTGCACGAGTATCAATTATGAAGCACATCTCCACAATTTAGCTGTGTTTCAGTTCAGCGTCTGATCCTTAAGAGACCGCATCCAATGACCAACTGACACAGTTGGGCATCACCGGATTGTCCCATTTCACACTGTTTATGTCAGTATTTGGACAGCTTATGCTCCTAAGGGCCTGAATAACTCAAGTTTGTTAGTACTGACGCAAAACATAAATCCTCTGTAGACCAGCACACACCCTCTGTAAGGTTGTTGACTCTGAATTGGGACACAGCTTGCATTTGCTTATATCAGAACATCAGCATTGATATTACAACGTAACATCAAAAGCTCTCTAACTGCAATGTTGACTCGCTTGTTGCAGAAATGTCCATGTCTGTGACCGCTGACTCCAATTTAGAACATTTTTGGACCAAAAAATTATATAACAACCTCTTGTGAGCAGGATGTGATAAATTTGACAACAAACCTTGTTCTCCACTTGGATCAATATTGATTCTCTTCCTAGCTTTATCTGGAGCAGATTTTATGTTACATTACAGTCTGTTATTTTGAGGTACTAATGTGGACAACTGAGGACACAACATTGTTCTATTAGAGCTGCACAATTTaccaaaatatcaaaataatgatGTGGCTAAGGTCAATAAATAAAGTACATGAGCTGAACTCTATTTTGATGACGGTAAATGTCACAACGTTGTTTGATACCTGACCAACAAACATCTCAGCATcctcaatttttttctgtgaaaataaaaggacTAATCTGACTGAAATTGCACAACAATGTTTTTTGCATGTCGTGCAGCTCTAGTTCCCATTCTACCTCTTTGTAAtctgctgcaggagctgattCCCCGTCACAGAGCCTGATGTTCAGTCTACTTTAACTGAAGAAGGTGTGAAACATTGATaaactttaaatgtgtgtatgtgttcataTGAGCAGGATGTCTGTTTGGCGAGACACTCTGAGAACAGAGACCTGAGCAGTcatcactgcagacaaacaacTCTTCGTGCTTTGTGAAGATTATTTTCCCAAGAATGAAACTTGCTGGGGAAGTTTTGACACATCAGCAGACACCTCTCAATGGCTCTAGCCTGTAGCTACAAATGTGGAAGAGAAGCTTCTGTCTACACGGATCCACAAATAACCAAAGGTGAGAAAACATGTGCATGCATCACTGTACTCAGATTCAGTCCAACAGACCCACCAAGACACAACTGAGAACATGGATGCTGTGTGATTTTTAATCACTCACCCcatgcctcctcttcctctcggTCCACCTCTCCCCCCTCGGTCAAACCCGCGATCATATCCACTGCCCCCACGACCTCCAAATCCGCCGCCACGACCTCGACCGCCGCGGCCCTCCTGGCTTCCATAACCTCCATCAGGACCACTGtatcctccaccaccacctccactcATCGGTGGGCTGTCATCCCCGTATCCTGAGATGATAGTGACACACTCTGACCtcagttttctcattttcacacatcaatttaactttttatttactttggctTATTTCTATCCAAGAAAATCGTTTATAAACAACACAGCAATTTGGCagcaaaattatttttcagaaaagatGTCTAGCACTGACAATAAGTCAGTGTATGAAGAGATCTTTGTGAATGAAGAGTAGTTCCTCTGAAAATCTGAGAGGCCCCTACATCCTGCctcatgttcatgtttgttgtcTGCAGAGATGCTGATAACttttcctcctcacctccacTTTGACCATACTGGGTCTGCTGACTGTAGCTCTGTGGGGGAGGAGAGTTGTAGCCCGGAGGCTGGTTATAGTGACTTCCTCCATGTTGGGCTGGCGGTTGATGGCTCCCACTGCCTCCATATCCACCAGTCTGTGCTCCACTGCTCCCATAACCACCTCCGCCCTGTCCCCCACTGGGTGGTTGGTTATATCCAGGGGCCGGTGAGTTACCGTCATAGCTGTGAAGAGAAGCTGATGATAAGAATCAATGAAATACATGAAGGCCACTGCTGCACAATTATAGAAAAAAAGCTCATCAAAGGATTTCTTCAGAAGCTTTGGCTTCTCCATACACTTTAGAAGTTGGAGATTTTACATGGAAGTCACCACTAAACCCCTATCTCCACACAGGGTTAAATCTCTACTAACTGACATAGAGACTACGGTGTCTTACGCTGCAGAGGATGAAGGAGGCTGCTGCTGGCCGTAACCAGAAAAGGAGGACTGCTGGTTGTAGCTCATGTTGGAAGGCtgattgctgctgctgtagcctcCAGAGCTGTAGGACTGACTGGAGTGATTAtaaccacccccacccccttgGTTAGAGGGCGGAGAACCGTAACCGCCTGACAGAACAGAGAAAGCGGGACATTCAGTAAAACGTGACAATGTGGGGATGAGAAAACCTGTGCGGTGTTGCATAGTCGCATTCGGCCTCTACCTGACTGGGCCTGACCATAGCCGCTGTACCCTCCCTGGTTGTAGGAGCTGGAGCTACTGTCAGAGCCCTGGTTGTAGCCCCCGTAGCCCTGCTGACTGTAGCTCTGGCCAGACTGGCCATAGCCCTGAttagcaccaccaccacctccacctccaccataGGACCCATAACTGCAAACAAGATTCACACATCCAGTATAAAGAGTTTACCAAATGTGACCCATTAAGAGTTAGCACGTCTTCACATTgtcttcacattttaatttgtttcttaCTTTTAGGACCTCAACTCATTATGgtccaataaaataaatggatgaGCTCTATTGTGCAGCAATATATGATTGAAAGGTTTCTACACAAAAGGCTGCGATAGTCCCGTTTATGATGAGTGTTTAAAGACTTACCCCTGGGCAGATGTCTGGGAGTAATCTATgggataagaaaataaaaataaaaatatggcatCAATATTATGAATTGAATTGTCAACTGTTGCTATTTCCAGAAAGGTTGATCCAAATGTCACATTGTACAGTAACAAATACATGCACTCGTGGGAATCAGCAGATTGTTTACTGATGAACCCTGCCAAAGAGAGGCGTGAAACAAACATGTAATTCTGTCACACGCCGGATGCTGAgcatgatggatgaaaaacACACCATCTGCctttttcagaatcagaaacacgtgtttctgcctctctgcctctgctgtaagttctttgtgtgtctctgtctgttacAGCCATTACACATTTAGTTATACTGAGGAAATAAGGTGCCATG is part of the Echeneis naucrates chromosome 8, fEcheNa1.1, whole genome shotgun sequence genome and harbors:
- the fus gene encoding RNA-binding protein FUS isoform X2; the protein is MFVSRLSLAGFISKQSADSHECMYLLLYNVTFGSTFLEIATVDNSIHNIDAIFLFLFSYPIDYSQTSAQGYGSYGGGGGGGGANQGYGQSGQSYSQQGYGGYNQGSDSSSSSYNQGGYSGYGQAQSGGYGSPPSNQGGGGGYNHSSQSYSSGGYSSSNQPSNMSYNQQSSFSGYGQQQPPSSSAAYDGNSPAPGYNQPPSGGQGGGGYGSSGAQTGGYGGSGSHQPPAQHGGSHYNQPPGYNSPPPQSYSQQTQYGQSGGYGDDSPPMSGGGGGGYSGPDGGYGSQEGRGGRGRGGGFGGRGGSGYDRGFDRGGRGGPRGRGGMGMGERGGFNKFGGPRDPGHGHGGPGFMQDQDNSDNNTIFVQGLGDDYTVESVADFFKQIGIIKVNKKTGLPMINLYTDRETGKLKGEATVSFDDPPSAKAAIDWFDGKDFNGNPIKVSFATRRADFGGRGGMRGGRGRGPMGHGGFGGGRGGGFPGGNGGGGGGGGGGQQRAGDWKCTNPNCGNLNFSWRNECNQCKAPKPEDAGGMPPMERGYGGERRGGFDRGGFRGRGGDRGGFRGGRGGDRGGYGPGKMDARGDRRQERRGRPY
- the fus gene encoding RNA-binding protein FUS isoform X3; its protein translation is MASNDYSQTSAQGYGSYGGGGGGGGANQGYGQSGQSYSQQGYGGYNQGSDSSSSSYNQGGYSGYGQAQSGGYGSPPSNQGGGGGYNHSSQSYSSGGYSSSNQPSNMSYNQQSSFSGYGQQQPPSSSAAYDGNSPAPGYNQPPSGGQGGGGYGSSGAQTGGYGGSGSHQPPAQHGGSHYNQPPGYNSPPPQSYSQQTQYGQSGGYGDDSPPMSGGGGGGYSGPDGGYGSQEGRGGRGRGGGFGGRGGSGYDRGFDRGGRGGPRGRGGMGMGERGGFNKFGGPRDPGHGHGGPGFMQDQDNSDNNTIFVQGLGDDYTVESVADFFKQIGIIKVNKKTGLPMINLYTDRETGKLKGEATVSFDDPPSAKAAIDWFDGKDFNGNPIKVSFATRRADFGGRGGMRGGRGRGPMGHGGFGGGRGGGFPGGNGGGGGGGGGGQQRAGDWKCTNPNCGNLNFSWRNECNQCKAPKPEDAGGMPPMERGGYGGERRGGFDRGGFRGRGGDRGGFRGGRGGDRGGYGPGKMDARGDRRQERRGRPY
- the fus gene encoding RNA-binding protein FUS isoform X1, coding for MFVSRLSLAGFISKQSADSHECMYLLLYNVTFGSTFLEIATVDNSIHNIDAIFLFLFSYPIDYSQTSAQGYGSYGGGGGGGGANQGYGQSGQSYSQQGYGGYNQGSDSSSSSYNQGGYSGYGQAQSGGYGSPPSNQGGGGGYNHSSQSYSSGGYSSSNQPSNMSYNQQSSFSGYGQQQPPSSSAAYDGNSPAPGYNQPPSGGQGGGGYGSSGAQTGGYGGSGSHQPPAQHGGSHYNQPPGYNSPPPQSYSQQTQYGQSGGYGDDSPPMSGGGGGGYSGPDGGYGSQEGRGGRGRGGGFGGRGGSGYDRGFDRGGRGGPRGRGGMGMGERGGFNKFGGPRDPGHGHGGPGFMQDQDNSDNNTIFVQGLGDDYTVESVADFFKQIGIIKVNKKTGLPMINLYTDRETGKLKGEATVSFDDPPSAKAAIDWFDGKDFNGNPIKVSFATRRADFGGRGGMRGGRGRGPMGHGGFGGGRGGGFPGGNGGGGGGGGGGQQRAGDWKCTNPNCGNLNFSWRNECNQCKAPKPEDAGGMPPMERGGYGGERRGGFDRGGFRGRGGDRGGFRGGRGGDRGGYGPGKMDARGDRRQERRGRPY